GTCTAGTATCCGACCTTCCTTAATGATGTTCGCGCAAAGATTTTTACAAGCCATCGTACCAAACCACGTGTAGACGATCAGGTAAACAGTGCCGTATGATCACATGGAGATCACATATGATACTTGACACGTTGACACTGGTCTGTTCGTTTCACGTGCACTTCCCGCACTCGGGATtgtctctcttccttcctccgACGTCGCAGTGCAAGATATCCATCTCGTTTCAGACGTAGACAGCGTCGCAAGGTGCAAATCAGTGCAAATACAACAAACAAATCTCAATGGTCGTCGCGTGTTATCAATAGGGGTACTCAAAtaagtttaacggtttgacaggttatgtcgggttaaagtcgagaaaagttaatttttaaactttaggcacgctactctttaaggttatgcaaaataaataagtgattcattaacctatcacattaatctttgggttaaaagtttaaaaattaactttttacccgactttaacccgacataacctgtcaaaccattaaactctaacttatttgagTACCCCTAATGTTATCAGAAAAACACGGATAGATTGTGTCAATTGGCTGTCGAATGGAGCACGTCCCAGGGTCTGAAAACTTTTTCACCTGATAATCAATCGTGTCTGGTTATTGCAGGAGCACTGCAGTTAGTTGCTGTCGGCAGGCGACGGTTGTGCGGTTGATAAGCAGCAGTCCAACGTCGATGGACCCGGTAAATTGGAGTGAACAACAGGATGCTCGGCTTTGTTCTGCCCAATGTCCAGAGAGTCGTCTTGTCCAGTCCGGCGGTGCGTTCCTGGCTGCCTTTACGAATGCCACggtaaatatcgatatttacaATACCGCTTCTGCGCTGTACTTCGATCCCCCCGTGCGAACACACTGTTGAGGGTGAAAAACGCTGGTTTAGGATTATGGTGCGTATGGGTGTTCGCCGATTCAAAATTGCAATTACAATTTACCTTGAATGACACCGTGTATTTTGGCGTTCGCCAAGTGGCCTTGCGCGTCGCTCGCGTGtacgattaaaaaaagagagtttGGTCTGGAGTCCACTTACGTTAAGTGCTTCCCAATATTTATGTGAAATCTTCCACATGTGAGATATCTAAAGGCTGTTGAAAAAACAAATGTACGATTAATAATGTGCACTTTATAATTAGCGCTGCTTTCCATCGCGATGCCATCACTTTGCAAACAGtagattttgtatatttaatgtcACACCTGTGTGATTTTAGgcataattgatttttatgttTGTTCAAATTGCTTAATTTCCCTTGACGtgaccttattttaaaaaatatattttctgaggaaatatatttttaaatatattttcattatggTACAGTTTGATGATGAAATTTTTGCAAGTATACTTACCTCATGCCTcattatatcttatacatCTTATTGTTTTAGATTTGAAGGCAAGAATCCCGGTTTGAAAGTAAAATAGCaagtattttaaacaattatcaaCTGTTAAAGAAATGCTGTTAACGTTTCTTTATATGATAGCCACCATCATGCAAGCACGAAGGATAACATTTCTAAAAGCGCACTTAGATGCCATCTTTAAGGGGAACCAGAATCGTCCTTCTTTTACGCTTAAAATTAAGTCATCTCgacgtttaaaaaaaggtaatttttatatgtatacacatatgcCAGATTTTATCATACAACTAACGAGTAACGTTACTTTTGCTCAATGTATACATAATGTGGTCTATGAAtaccataaaaaaatatcgcaaaTAGAGAGAACTTTGTATCgtcagaaaatttatttcatagccatgtttttttatatacatattgagatttttaattcacatttattaaaggagaaatattacatcaaataaatatgcattgagataatattgtatatttatatcttgtataatgatttttttaagatcGCAATGGATACGAGCAGAATGAAAAGTTTTTGAGTTCTCACTTATGTACTAACAAGAATCTCGCGAAACTTGATGAACTATTGTGGTATGATGAAAGAGCgaaattatatactatatatccTCAAGTAAGTACAATATGGctaatattatttcacttaTATTTGCAAGTGCGATAAAATGAGATTGacaactattattttattttagcaaaaaGTTGACGTATCTAACTGGCTGACCTGTCCGTATGGAAATTCGTTTCccctatatataaataataattgctgTCAGGTTTTAAGCGAATATGACTTGCATATTCTCGTGGAAATTGATATTGAAACTTACGGATCTAAGGCCTCAACGACTTCTGCAAAAGTACAATGTTCaagtctttaattattaattttattattatgcattcTGCATGTATAACTATATTAATTGTGTAAGCCTTTGaatctgtattattatttttcgaataagTGAAATTCAAGATTTATCTCATGTTCTACGCATTGTTTTACAGCTTGAAGATTATGGTCTAATTGTGGCATGGACGGTATCGAGTAGAAATatgaactttattttaaaaacagaCCTAGAACATATTACGAGCTTCATAACTGGGATCATGCAGGGACAATATTGCATTAACAATGgcttatttataaaacgtgTTCAATGTATATATCACTCTTGCATCTCGAAATCTAACATACTTCGATAACTTGACATTCACTTGCTtcattttgctttattttttttcagctGTTTTGGTATCGGGAAAACCGCGTATTTACAGTGATACTGGACACCTCGGTCCACCGCCAAATAAAAGcaagttgtaataatttaactcTTGTACTTGTTGCGACATATCTTCTAACGTGTAATGATTATATCACTATATACTTTTTACAGATAGTTTTTATGCATTATGCGATGCAGCCCAAGGAAAAACTTCCCAGCAGAAACACAAGCCTAAAGAGGTTGTTAGAGTACGTGGTATGAGTGTACAGTCAcaagataataatttgaacACCGAATTTACAGACGAATTCTTTGCAGAAGTTATGAAAGACATTGGTATGTTGGAAGGATATTACGCAATTGcccgtaaaaaaaattcataagtataatttttatttttatatctcttagATGCTAGTTCATCTAATTCTGCACCAGCAACATGTAATTCGTCACCAACCAAACAGCATGTAGGATTAACAAAAAAGCCATATGATTTGAACCATTTACCGGAGGATGTGTTCTTAGCTGTTACTCAAGGcacatctaaaaattatactaaCGTTCATTTACCTGACACGGAGAAAAAAGACAATACCGACGATGAAGAATCTGAACATACTGATCAAAGCAAGTCTACTAGAGAAACTGATTCCAAgttagtataatatatctaaaagtaaaaaaaagtatatatgagGGTGgagaatatttaatgatatactTTCTGTACTCATATTATgaacaatagaaaaaaaaaacgtgatttttatgaatcatattaatttacagaAGTTCTGAattggaagaagaagaaaaacctAGTAAGGTGATTAAACCACCAAATGTACTCGTCTGTGCGGATAGCCTAGGCGCGACCGACAATTTacagaatttattatcaaGAGTGCTAGAGGAAGATAGGTATGTTAtgttagttttatattatatggattagaatttataagttttaataatttgttaaaacttAATGGTTTCAACAACTTGCTTCTGCAGTTAATTATCTATTTCAATAATTAGTTATGAACGATTGATTTATCTTTTCTAGGTATGTCATCCATGTATTTTCTAAAGGGGAATATGATCGTTGCAAGGTTTGGATAGATCAGGTTTCGTTGGTTGTTCTCTGCGGCAATGTTGGTGCAGAGCTCGGTGCTCATCTTGTAGAATACGTTATACGCGGAGGTAAACTCCTAGCGTTATGCTCCGACATGCTCCATATTTTGCTACCATCATTCAAGACTGCAGAAGTGCGTGAAAATGAGCTCGTTGACTTTTCGTACGGTAAATGGAAACGAGTGCGTATGATGCATCACATTTTTTGCTACCACGCATCTCCCATACGAACTCGTTTTTCTCAAGATCACGAAGATATAAGGTAATAAGTTCtctgtattaataaaataaaatataattatatcgcaggagaaaaagagaaaaataatattagattaaaatagatatgaagaaaaagtaattatcCAAGATGTTACTTTTGTAGGGCGTCTGCGCTGAATCCTCCAACGTCGGCTAGCGTTAAGGACAAAAAAGGGAATTTACATTCGTTTGATGTAAAAGTATTGGGCAAAGAAGAAACGTGGCACAGTCCAAGCATATTGCTTGCAACTCTGCCTAATAGTGGTGGTAAAGTTGTGTTCTCCCAAATCCATTTAGAGATAGATCCAATGCAATATGTGTACGAGGGGGATAAATTTGATGTGTTGAAGAAGAGTAATGTTGCACGTTTGGAGATAATCAGCGATCTACTGAGCACACATTTAGGATTAGATGTAAATCGTGATACAAGTCAAAGATCTGTTCGGTACACTCCAGGTtactttttaggcaaatttgaggtacataaatatatttaagaatgAACAATCTTGATAATAATAtctcaattatataattagcaGTTAAATGCTATGATTTATTAATGACtacgtacatatgtacacATACACAATATGACATTATACATTCGTAGATGAAGCTTAAGAtgcttgaaaaattaaaggatAAAATGAGTGAGAAtaacgtattaaaaatgtcaGGAATGGAAATTCAATTTTGCGCAAACAACGAAAATGTGCAATCACCATCAGCTAATTTTCTTCCTATTATGATGCATATGTGCCCGCCTAATTTCTCGACCGTCGATTATTTTGAggtaaatttttctaatacgtTTGGATCATTAATTAGTGTACCAACCTTccaatatattaacaataattgtgcatatttagaaattaaatcattttctgCACTGTGTGTGTAACTTTGATATATAGCTAAAtgagttaaaaaaaacaatttttattattaaattcgaaatttattttcagaatctCTATACAAAGGAATTAGGACGCTTAGTAATATACGCGGATGTCTTAACATCATCTATGAATGCGATCGACGCTCGATTAGAACATGGACTGACAGTTATTCCACGACAACAAGCAGATGGACGaggtactattttttatttttgattatgTGCAGAAATAGTATAATGGCTACGTCATTTCCAGGGCGATATTCTAATAAATGGCTCAGTCCAAAGGGTTGTGCTATGTTCACTTtacaaatacatatttctataatGTCGAGTATCGGTCATTATATCTCAATTCTTCAACATGTTGCTGCTGTAGCACTTGTGTCAGCAGTAAGATCTATTAAAGGATACGaggtattttttttcattttcctaTTACAAACTATGAGAGATCCTcatctctaattttttttcattttcctaTTACAAACTATCatctctataaaaaaattctgacttttcatataatacaatttattttatgaaattaatgactaataattaataactaatttattttaggaTATTGATCTCAGAATAAAGTGGCCTAACGACATATATATTGGTAATTCGATCAAGATTGGTGGTATAATCGTTTCTACGCTGGCGGAAGATGGTGGAGCAATGTTCATCTGCAATATTGGTATGCAACATcaatcacaaataaaatataaattttatggataatttatcataatttaatccACTTAAAAcgaatgtaaatatatatttcaggtGCTGGTATAAATCTTTCCAATAGTAAACCCACAACTTGCATTAATGATGCAATTCTGCaatataatcaaaaatatgGTACAAAGTTGGAAACGTTCTCTTGTGAAAAGTACTTGGCGATGGTATTCAatgaaatggaaattttattagatattctACATAGCGGCAAAACAGATCACTTCTACCAACTCTACTACAAATATTGGTTGCATACGTAAATAGCCATCATACTTTAACTTCACTTTGTTAAtgttcatataataatattttcacagTATTCacacatacgtacatacatatattcttttttaggAATTCAAATGTCATGGTAACATTTATAAatggaagaagagaaaatgtTACGATATTAGGTATTGATAATTACGGATATTTGTTGGTACAAGGAAAAAAGGGCATGTTTACTGTACATTCAGATGGAAATAGTTTCGACGTTCTCAAGGGGCTAATAGtaccaaaagaaaaatagggGATTATATATTCGTTAATTGTTACCGAGAATTATATCTACATGTTAAAATATggataataaatatgtgtacatataacagttttgtaaatattagtACACACGTATCAtgtattacatacatatattttacatatgtacatatataatataaagttctctatatatgtatgtatgtataaatgaatgtatgtacatatgcaTAAAActtcatattatatatgtgtatacgagtgtgtgtatatatgtaacatataatacaaaattatacatacacacacgtgtatgtatattattttttttatttgttatatatttgttcattGTGTTGTTAAGAAATACAGTTATGTTTGGAGATTttagacaaataattttctttattttacatgaaatttgATTCATTTTAATGTTCGATGCTCTGTATGCGTACAGAGATGCTCTACACGCgtaagtatatacatacacgcgaaatggaataattatactgcatgtataaaaaaaaatttgtaatatcttaatttaatttaataattttttatttgaattaagtAATGGCTACTGAAATTacttcgaaataaattatgtataaagatatttaactATATGTGTTATCTATTTCATAAAAGTTTTTCTGAAATGACGGATCTGTGTTTTATAgctaacatataaatatacgttGGATTAACATATAAAGGAATTTAATTAAGAGTGTTATTTCAAGAGAGTTATCTCGTGAACGACGGAGATGcaaatctaatatttaaaaatagattaaaaaaaaaaattattgagataaaatGATAGCAAATAAGTGAAATCAATCGCGCAGAACCATGAAATAGATATGCGGGGTAAAAATACACTTAGGATAATGGTAAGATACATattgttaaacaatatatgtatacttatcattaacttaatattataagaaacatCATACACAAcgtatatttatgcaattacAATGCCATTCAAAAAAGTGTATATCATAACAATATTCACATTACCGccaataatgaataaaattcgatgtaaataattcattatgtacatctttttttacgtACATAGTAAATCATTTACATGAATTGTCAATTTGATTCATTATTGACTacaatgtgaaaaatataattctggtCGCAGTATATGACCAGATACGGTAAAATatggtaaagaaaaaaaaattgttttcccTATTTCTCattcaaataaagataaatatacaaatttaataatctaaaCCTATTGCACGCTTATTTCTATCTAATTACATACagtgttataataatttaagtgTGCAGATAGATTGACGGAGtagataaaatacattttatataattaaattcatataaattatctctgtatatgtttttcattttattatgctAATGCATCGAATTCATAATCTCAAGTTAGCTATTTGCAGCAgcaatgtttaattaaataaaactgaatttGGATCCTCATTGTCGAGCTGCTTTACATGCCTCAGAACGTCTTTCTTTGTAATTACACCTAGTAATCGCCTGCatgagaaattttaatattagttaAACACATAATGTGTTACtatgttaatataaatgatttatatacatacccGTTATGCGTAACTAGAGTTTGACGTAATCCCAATTTTCGAAACATATCAACTACAGTTTC
The nucleotide sequence above comes from Temnothorax longispinosus isolate EJ_2023e chromosome 4, Tlon_JGU_v1, whole genome shotgun sequence. Encoded proteins:
- the Hcs gene encoding biotin--protein ligase, whose product is MLLTFLYMIATIMQARRITFLKAHLDAIFKGNQNRPSFTLKIKSSRRLKKDRNGYEQNEKFLSSHLCTNKNLAKLDELLWYDERAKLYTIYPQQKVDVSNWLTCPYGNSFPLYINNNCCQVLSEYDLHILVEIDIETYGSKASTTSAKLEDYGLIVAWTVSSRNMNFILKTDLEHITSFITGIMQGQYCINNGLFIKRVQSVLVSGKPRIYSDTGHLGPPPNKSNFYALCDAAQGKTSQQKHKPKEVVRVRGMSVQSQDNNLNTEFTDEFFAEVMKDIDASSSNSAPATCNSSPTKQHVGLTKKPYDLNHLPEDVFLAVTQGTSKNYTNVHLPDTEKKDNTDDEESEHTDQSKSTRETDSKSSELEEEEKPSKVIKPPNVLVCADSLGATDNLQNLLSRVLEEDRYVIHVFSKGEYDRCKVWIDQVSLVVLCGNVGAELGAHLVEYVIRGGKLLALCSDMLHILLPSFKTAEVRENELVDFSYGKWKRVRMMHHIFCYHASPIRTRFSQDHEDIRASALNPPTSASVKDKKGNLHSFDVKVLGKEETWHSPSILLATLPNSGGKVVFSQIHLEIDPMQYVYEGDKFDVLKKSNVARLEIISDLLSTHLGLDVNRDTSQRSVRYTPGYFLGKFEMKLKMLEKLKDKMSENNVLKMSGMEIQFCANNENVQSPSANFLPIMMHMCPPNFSTVDYFENLYTKELGRLVIYADVLTSSMNAIDARLEHGLTVIPRQQADGRGRYSNKWLSPKGCAMFTLQIHISIMSSIGHYISILQHVAAVALVSAVRSIKGYEDIDLRIKWPNDIYIGNSIKIGGIIVSTLAEDGGAMFICNIGAGINLSNSKPTTCINDAILQYNQKYGTKLETFSCEKYLAMVFNEMEILLDILHSGKTDHFYQLYYKYWLHTNSNVMVTFINGRRENVTILGIDNYGYLLVQGKKGMFTVHSDGNSFDVLKGLIVPKEK